The Pogona vitticeps strain Pit_001003342236 chromosome 6, PviZW2.1, whole genome shotgun sequence genome contains a region encoding:
- the TCAP gene encoding telethonin — MRGKSVILRSSGTLSAAELTCQVSEKNTAQRESFSAEWKDLSLTTRPEEGCSRSEVDKRRKETYHQQQEARVIVQRSPWGILRLGMLGEPFVSYHLPYQRSLPLPMFTPAKLTKVEREFTPTPSESVESLPVTGVCLDKTPLAEITKELPPVVQPSCPDFRKAGVPRSLSRSMSQEAQRG; from the exons ATGCGTGGCAAAAGTGTGATCCTGCGCAGCTCCGGAACACTGTCTGCTGCTGAACTGACCTGCCAGGTGTCTGAGAAGAACACTGCGCAGAGGGAATCATTCAGTGCTGAATGGAAAGACCTGTCACTTACCACTAGGCCAGAAGAGGG CTGTTCTAGGTCTGAAGTAGACAAACGGCGCAAAGAAACCTACCACCAGCAACAGGAGGCCCGAGTTATTGTGCAACGGTCACCATGGGGCATTCTCCGCCTGGGCATGCTGGGTGAACCCTTTGTCTCCTACCATCTGCCCTATCAGCGGTCTTTGCCCTTGCCCATGTTCACCCCAGCTAAGCTAACCAAAGTGGAGCGGGAATTTACACCAACTCCCTCAGAGTCTGTAGAGTCACTGCCCGTTACGGGTGTGTGCCTTGATAAGACACCTTTGGCTGAGATCACCAAGGAATTGCCCCCGGTTGTCCAGCCCAGCTGTCCCGACTTCAGGAAAGCAGGCGTACCTCGCTCATTGTCCCGTTCCATGTCTCAGGAGGCCCAGAGAGGTTGA
- the PNMT gene encoding phenylethanolamine N-methyltransferase: protein MNANGVAAVAKSYQTFNPRAYLQNNYMPPRANFTSEEFAVPWKLRCLADAFATGEIHGHTIIDIGTGPTIYQLLSACDYFEEIVATDYLEVNRAEIYSWVHGNDSGAFDWSPYIQHVCRIEGKGEPWKEKEQKLKKKLTKILPIDVHQPKPLGFVLSKPADALVSAFCLEAVSPDRPSFDRALRNVTTLLKPGGHFLMIGALEESFYLAGEAKLSVVPMREADVKESFTKSGYCVHNFRSYSMPPSLKIGVDDVQGIFFIHAQKSA, encoded by the exons ATGAATGCCAATGGAGTGGCCGCTGTGGCCAAAAGCTACCAGACATTCAACCCGAGGGCCTACTTGCAGAACAACTATATGCCCCCTCGCGCCAACTTCACCAGTGAAGAGTTTGCAGTACCATGGAAACTCCGTTGCCTGGCAGATGCCTTTGCCACAG GGGAAATCCATGGCCATACAATCATAGATATTGGCACGGGCCCCACTATCTACCAGTTGCTTAGTGCTTGTGACTACTTCGAGGAGATTGTGGCCACTGACTACCTGGAAGTGAACCGGGCCGAGATCTACAGCTGGGTACATGGCAATGATTCAGGCGCCTTTGACTGGTCCCCTTATATCCAGCATGTTTGCAGAATTGAGGGCAAAGG GGAgccatggaaagaaaaagagcagaagctgaagaagaagctcACCAAGATCCTTCCCATTGATGTCCACCAACCCAAACCCCTGGGCTTTGTGCTCAGCAAGCCAGCCGATGCCTTGGTGTCTGCTTTCTGCCTTGAGGCTGTGAGCCCCGACCGCCCAAGCTTTGACCGAGCACTCCGGAACGTCACCACCCTTCTCAAGCCTGGAGGCCATTTCCTCATGATTGGGGCTTTGGAAGAGTCTTTCTACTTGGCTGGAGAAGCCAAGCTGTCTGTAGTGCCCATGAGAGAAGCAGATGTCAAGGAATCCTTCACCAAGAGTGGCTATTGCGTCCACAACTTCCGCTCCTACAGCATGCCACCGAGCCTGAAGATTGGTGTGGATGATGTACAGGGGATCTTTTTCATCCATGCACAGAAGTCAGCTTGA
- the PGAP3 gene encoding GPI-specific phospholipase A2-like PGAP3 isoform X2, with product MAASAALLLLLGAAGVGPSPAYGSRGDREPVYRDCLTHCEKRNCSGTGLRHFRSQQPLYMSLTGWTCRDDCKYECMWLTVGLYVQEGYKVPQFHGKEPASAFASLFNGLANLVMLNRYKAVVPRSSPMYHTCIAFAWVSLNAWFWSTVFHTRETNLTEKMDYFCASAVILHSVYLCCVRTLGLKHPAFATAFGGFLLLFLAFHVSYLTLVRFDYGYNMAANVAIGLLNLFWWLGWCVRNQQRLPYVWKCVAVVLLLQALALLELLDFPPLFWVFDAHAIWHISTIPVNILFYSFLVDDSLYLLKVNSDVLKID from the exons ATGGCGGCTTCAGCcgcgctgctgctgcttctggggGCGGCAGGAGTCGGCCCGAGCCCTGCGTATGGCTCGCGGGGGGACCGGGAGCCCGTTTACCGAGACTGCTTGACCCACTGCGAGAAGCGCAACTGCTCAGGGACGGGGCTGCGGCACTTCCGCTCCCAGCAGCCGCTTTATATGAGCCTCACAG GGTGGACCTGCAGAGACGACTGTAAATATGAATGTATGTGGTTGACTGTGGGCCTTTACGTCCAGGAAGGCTACAAAGTGCCTCAGTTTCACGGAAAG GAGCCCGCTTCTGCCTTTGCTTCACTCTTTAATGGACTTGCCAATTTAGTGATGCTGAACAGATACAAAGCAGTCGTCCCTCGTTCTTCTCCCATGTACCACACCTGTATTGCCTTTGCCTGG GTTTCTTTGAATGCCTGGTTCTGGTCCACAGTTTTTCACACTCGAGAAACCAACCTAACTGAA AAAATGGACTATTTCTGCGCATCAGCCGTCATCCTTCATTCCGTGTACCTGTGTTGTGTCAG GACCTTAGGTCTGAAGCATCCAGCCTTTGCCACTGCCTTTGGGGGTTTCTTACTCCTCTTCCTGGCCTTCCACGTCTCATACCTGACACTTGTGCGCTTTGACTATGGTTACAACATGGCTGCCAATGTAGCAATCG GCCTCCTTAATCTTTTCTGGTGGCTGGGCTGGTGTGTCAGGAATCAGCAACGTTTGCCGTACGTCTGGAAGTGTGTGGCAGTTGTGCTACTTCTCCAAGCCTTGGCCCTCCTGGAGCTCCTGGACTTCCCGCCTTTGTTTTGGGTCTTTGATGCCCATGCCATCTGGCACATCAGCACCATCCCAGTCAATATCCTTTTTTACAG TTTCCTTGTGGATGACAGCCTCTATCTTTTGAAGGTCAACTCTGATGTTCTTAAAATTGACTAA
- the PGAP3 gene encoding GPI-specific phospholipase A2-like PGAP3 isoform X1, giving the protein MAASAALLLLLGAAGVGPSPAYGSRGDREPVYRDCLTHCEKRNCSGTGLRHFRSQQPLYMSLTGWTCRDDCKYECMWLTVGLYVQEGYKVPQFHGKWPFSRFLFFQEPASAFASLFNGLANLVMLNRYKAVVPRSSPMYHTCIAFAWVSLNAWFWSTVFHTRETNLTEKMDYFCASAVILHSVYLCCVRTLGLKHPAFATAFGGFLLLFLAFHVSYLTLVRFDYGYNMAANVAIGLLNLFWWLGWCVRNQQRLPYVWKCVAVVLLLQALALLELLDFPPLFWVFDAHAIWHISTIPVNILFYSFLVDDSLYLLKVNSDVLKID; this is encoded by the exons ATGGCGGCTTCAGCcgcgctgctgctgcttctggggGCGGCAGGAGTCGGCCCGAGCCCTGCGTATGGCTCGCGGGGGGACCGGGAGCCCGTTTACCGAGACTGCTTGACCCACTGCGAGAAGCGCAACTGCTCAGGGACGGGGCTGCGGCACTTCCGCTCCCAGCAGCCGCTTTATATGAGCCTCACAG GGTGGACCTGCAGAGACGACTGTAAATATGAATGTATGTGGTTGACTGTGGGCCTTTACGTCCAGGAAGGCTACAAAGTGCCTCAGTTTCACGGAAAG TGGCCCTTTTCCCGTTTCCTGTTTTTTCAGGAGCCCGCTTCTGCCTTTGCTTCACTCTTTAATGGACTTGCCAATTTAGTGATGCTGAACAGATACAAAGCAGTCGTCCCTCGTTCTTCTCCCATGTACCACACCTGTATTGCCTTTGCCTGG GTTTCTTTGAATGCCTGGTTCTGGTCCACAGTTTTTCACACTCGAGAAACCAACCTAACTGAA AAAATGGACTATTTCTGCGCATCAGCCGTCATCCTTCATTCCGTGTACCTGTGTTGTGTCAG GACCTTAGGTCTGAAGCATCCAGCCTTTGCCACTGCCTTTGGGGGTTTCTTACTCCTCTTCCTGGCCTTCCACGTCTCATACCTGACACTTGTGCGCTTTGACTATGGTTACAACATGGCTGCCAATGTAGCAATCG GCCTCCTTAATCTTTTCTGGTGGCTGGGCTGGTGTGTCAGGAATCAGCAACGTTTGCCGTACGTCTGGAAGTGTGTGGCAGTTGTGCTACTTCTCCAAGCCTTGGCCCTCCTGGAGCTCCTGGACTTCCCGCCTTTGTTTTGGGTCTTTGATGCCCATGCCATCTGGCACATCAGCACCATCCCAGTCAATATCCTTTTTTACAG TTTCCTTGTGGATGACAGCCTCTATCTTTTGAAGGTCAACTCTGATGTTCTTAAAATTGACTAA